ACCTGGGTGCCTTCTTTGCCGCGAATCTTGGAAACAGCGGCGTCAACACTCATACCAGAAGTGCTTTGACCATTAATACCCGCGATTAGATCCTTAGGTTTTAAGCCGGCCTTTTCTGCCGGATAGCCGGAAATTGGTGAAACAACCTGGATATTACCGCTAGCATCCGAGCCTATCTCGGCACCAATACCGGTAATGCTGCCGGATAGTTGATCGTTGAAAGTTTTAGCGTCAGTCGGGTTAAAGTACTCTGTATAAGGATCGCCGGTGGCGGCCACCAGCCCTTGTTTGGCACCGTCTATGAGCTTGGTCGTGTCTAAATTGCCGTCAAAGTCTTTCTGCAACAGACTGTAGACTTGATCAACCGAAGAAAAGTTCAGTTGGTTATTAGCGCTGGCCGCTTTAACACTCAAGCCATTGAGGTGTATGTCGCCGCGGCCGACAGCCACGCCAGCAAAGAAGAATATTACTACTAGAGTCAACGTACTGATCATTCTTTTTAGCGACGATTTTTGTCTATTGTGAGGCACATGGCCGGCAGAACTTTCCAAGAACTCCCCCTCTTAATTTTTAGTTGCTAGATCTATTATATCAGCCTAGTTGGACGGGAAATGGATGAAGTATAGTCCGGAAGTTGATTTGCTAGCTACGTAACTGTATTGGCCATTTAAGTTCGCGTTGTATTGGCTAACGGCGATAGTGCCGTCGCCGTTGATGCTTTCAACATACATGGCGTGGCCGACATCTTGTTCACCATTAAAGAAGACTAGGCTCGGATTGGCCGGGCGGATGGCTACATCGCCAATTTGAGGCGTCGTGCTTACCCAGCTTGATGGTACGTTGTAGATCCAGTCGCCAGCATTGCCTAAGCCGTAAGGCACGTAGTGGCCAGTAGCAGCCTCTTTCCAGGCTGTGTAGCTAACACATTCGCGGTTATACATTCCCCAGCTGTCAATGATGGAATCTTGCGGAGCGTTACATAAATATCCCGGATAACCACCGCCACAGGCGCCGCCGTACGATATACCGCTGCTGCCGGCTAAGTTGGCAGCTATCTGCTCTTGGCGGAGTTTTTGAATTTGGGAGTTATTAGACGAAATTTGCTGGTCATAGGCAGCTTTTTGCCCCTCGGTAAACGCCAGCATTTGACTTTGCTGTGATTCGGCCTGGTCTAACTGCTGCCGCTGAACTTGCTGCGCTTTAATAGCGCCGTCCAACGACTGCTGTTGTTGTTGAAGCTTAACCTGCAGTGCGGCAATTTGATCGACGGTAGTTTTTACTTTATCTTCGACCGAGTTGCGGTAAGTTTGCTTATTAACATATTGGCTGATGTCTTTGCTGCTAGCCAGCATCTCTAATGTAGAGACATTTCCCTCAAGATACATGGCTTTAATGTTCTCGCCCAGGGTTTTTCTTTCTTGGGCAAGCTGAGCCTGAGCTTGGGCAATCTGCTGCTTTAGCTCATCGCTTTTATTCTGGTTGGCAACAATTGCCTGCTGCAAGGTATCGATTTGGGTCTGGAGCTTATTAATGGCATCCTGATAGCTATTAGCCTGCAAGGCCAGCTGGTTGGATTGTTCCTGATTAGCAGCGTTTTGCTGTTGCAACGCCTGAATCTGCTGATCGTACTGATCGGCCTTAACATAGCCAGCACCTAGCGTGGCGCCAGCCAAAATAACACCGGCCACGATAGCCAGGCTGAATCTATTAAATGTTTCTAGTTGTTTTATTTTTTGTTTTAGCATCGAACTTTTTGTTTTTAGTGCTAACGCTTTAATGATATGCCCCCTATATCCTTATGTCAACCGCAGACCTCGAATAATCCGACAGTCGTCTTGCCCTCTTAATTTAAGTTGTTATCGAATGTTTATTATCTGGTTCAAAAAAGCTGCTCTTATCGATTCAGCCTTAGGTACCGCCGGGTCGCTGTATAGGAAGATGCGGCACCAATCAGTATACCAATCGCAATTTGCCCAAGCAAGATTACTAGGAAATGACTGGTGAAAAAACTGTTAGAATAGTCGATTTTTAAGAGGCCCAAACTGCTAGCCTGCAGGGTTGTGCTTGCAATGTGGAACAGTGACCAGCAGAAAATAAACGAGATTAGGGCAGCCACCGCCCCGTAAAGCATAGTCTCTACAATGAACGGCCCGCGAATAAAGCTGGTGCTGGCGCCCAACAAGCGCATAATTACGAGTTCGTCGCGGCGGTTAAAGATAGCCATGCGGATTGTGTTGAAAATAATCAGCATCGAGATAAATATAAACACAATGATCCCGACTATGCCTGCTTGCTGGAAGAAGTGCGTAGCTTTAGTAATATTGTCGATAGCCGCTTTGCGGTCGCCGCTATAGCTGGTTGGATCCGACTGCATAGCCTGGACCTCCGGCCTATCTAAGAAGTCTTTGATAGATTGCAGCTGATTGGGGTCTTTGGGTTTGATATCCAGGCTGGCTGGCAGCGGGTTGTCTGTTTCGCTGATAGCTGTTAGCAGGTCTTTATTACCAGCGTTAGCCTCCTCGTAGTTCTTTAAAGCCTGCTCTTTAGTCACAAAACTCACCGAAGCGACGTTATCAAGACCGCTGATCTGTTTCATAAGCTGCTCCCGCTGGCTGGTAGTAACGCTGTCTTTCAAATACATAGAGACGTCAATGTGCTGGGTCAGGTCGCTAACCGTGTGATTAAAAGTAGCGTTAGAAACAATCGCGAATAGCAAAATCGTCAGCGTAATGGTCATCATGGCAATCGCGGCGATAGCCAGCCAAATATTGCGGCCAAAAGAAATAAAACCGTTTTTAACGATGCGTTCGAAGGTTATGAATTTTCTATCCCACTTCATCTATCTTTTCCCTTTGAGCTACAGCCTGCTTGTGCAGTGAAGCAGATGTAGCTCATGATGCTTTATATTGCCCTACGGCTTTGTCGGATACAATTTTGCCATCTTTAATGGTTACCACCCGGCGCTTTAGCGCGTTCACAATCTCTTGGTTGTGAGTGGTCAAAAGCACGGTTGTACCAAACTTGTTAACCTTTTCTAGAACTTTAATAACATCCCAGGCGTGCTTGGGGTCAAGATTGCCTGTTGGCTCATCGGCGATCAAAATTTTGGGCTGACGTACAATTGCCCGGGCAATGGCTACCCGCTGACGCTCGCCTCCCGATAGCTCCATTGGATAATTGTTGCCCTTATCCTTTAAGCCAACAATGTCTAGGACTTTTGGCACGGTAAATTTAATTTCGTTATTCGGAATGCCGGCGATTTCTAGCGCAAAAGCTACATTTTCATAAACTGTCTTATTTAGTAGGAGTTTAAAATCCTGGAACACTACCCCAATTTTACGACGCAGCAGTGGTACGTCCTTGTCTTTTAACTTGTCGTAATCGATACCGCCAACAATAATTTTGCCGCTGGTTGGTTTTTCTTCGCGGGTTAATAATTTAAAAAGGGTTGATTTGCCCGCGCCGCTAGGGCCGACGATAATCACGAATTCTTTAGGCTCAACATGGAGAGAAATGCGCTCTAGCGCTTGCCCTCGGCGACTATAAGATTTGCTCACCCTATCTAGTAAAATCACGTACTAAGTATAGCAGACGCTCTAGTTGTCGACTAAAACCGCTAGCGTTTTTCTAACGCGGCGTTGATGAGCGGATTGAGATTGCCGTCTAAAATTTTTTCGGCGTCGGATGTTTCGTAACCGCTGCGCAAATCCTTCACCTGTTTATACGGATGCAGTACGTAGCTGCGAATTTGATTACCCCATTCCGCCGATTGATTTGGCCCTTTGATCTCACTCAAATCTTTAGCGTGCTGTTCTTGCTGGAGCGCCACCAGACGCGAACGCAGGATAGCTAGAGCCGTTTCTTTATTTTGTAGCTGCGAACGCTCATTTTGAATTGATACTGTAATGCCGGTTGGCAAATGAGTTACGCGTACTGCAGAATCAGTAGTATTTACTGATTGACCGCCATGGCCGCCGGCTCTGAATACATCGATCTTCAGGTCTTTATCATCTATTTCAACTTCGCCCGGCTGATCGATCAATGGCAGAACGTCAACCTTGGCAAAGCTGGTCTCTCTGGAGGCCGCCGAATTAAAGGGACTCTGGCGTACCAGACGATGAACTCCCTGCTCTTCTTTTAAACGACCATAGAGATAATCGCCGCCGATAATTTTGAAAGTAGCACTTTTAATGCCGGCTTCTTCGCCCGCTGACTGATCGATCATTTCCGCCCGGCAGCCGTTCGATTCCGCCCAGCGCGTATACATTCTAAGTAGCATTTGCGCCCAGTCTTGGGCGTCGGTGCCACCCGCTCCTGCGTAAATAGAGATTATTACGTCTCGCTCGTCGTAAGGTCCGTTAAATCTCAGCTCTTGTTTAAGTTCTTCCAGGCGTTTACTGATTTTTTCTGCTTGGTCGTCTATTTCTGCCCGCATAGCTGGGTCGGCAACCAATGTTAGTTCTATAAGGTCGTTCGCTAAAGCCAGCAAACCATGCCAGGTCTCTACGCGAGCTCGCAATTTTGCCTCCCTCTGAGCAACGTCGGCAGCTTTTTTAGGATCCTGCCAAAAATCTGCAGACTTCATTTGCTCTTGCAACTGGCTTAATTCATTAGCTGCTTGGTCAAGATTTAGCCGCTGCATTGTCGCGGCTATTTCGTCGCGGAGTTCAATAAGCTCTGGTGATGGCTTCATTTTTTAGGCTCCAGATTTTTCCCAAAGTGGCCGAACTATTTCGTTGAGTCGTTCGGTCAGCTCACGGCTGCGGCTGCCGCCGCCCAACACTGCCAGACCGCCAATGCTATCACCAAACATTTGGCTAGTAGCTTCAACAATCCTGTCTTTAGTGACAGCTTTGATTCTTTCTGGAATAGCGTTGTAATCATTTAAAATACCGTCAAAATAGTAACGACCAGTGTAGCCAGACATTGTCCCGCCGACTGTTTGAGCACTGCGCTGATGGCGACCCAACCAATATTGCTTAGCGGCATCTAGGTCTTCGCTGCTAATATCGCCTTCACGCACCCGTTTAAGTTCGCGTACTATAATTTCAAAAAGCGCCGGGGCGTTGCGAGCAATAACCTGGGCGCTAAACCACCATTCGGTGGCACTGCGCATAACTTCCACACCGGAACCCATGTTGTAGACCAATCCTCGTTCGCGGGCTTCGCCTAAGATTCGGGAGTAAAGCGTGCCGGTTAACATGCCATTGACCAACTCGAGGGCGTCCATATCGGCGTCATCAAATCGCTTCATAGCAAAGGTGTCTAAGTCAAAATAAACATTCTTAACAGATGGCCTGGCAACAAAAACCGGTTGATTAAGGTTCTTTGGTGTTTCAACTGGCAGATCAAACTGGTTGCGACCTTTAGGCAAATCAACGCCTTCTAGCATGCGTTTAATGGCCGCCGCTCGACCCTTTAAGTTGCCGGCAATTACAAACCGCATATTTTTGGTGGTGTGAGTTCGCTCGTAGTGTTCCTGCAAATCTTTGAGCTTTACGTTCTTCATCATTTTGAGACGCTCGCGGTCGGTCATGGCCAGCAAGCCGTGAGCTTCACGGGCTGTCAGGCTTAAAGTGCGAAAATGATTGTTAGAACGGCTAACAAGTTCGTCCTTTACGTTGCCGTATTCAGCCAAGTATTCTTCGCGTAAAAACAAAGGTTTAGAAATAGCCACGAGCATTAATTCTAAAATCCTCTGCCATTCAAAGTCAGCACACTCGGCCTCGTAAGTTATATAGTAAAAGCCGGTGCTAGCATTGTTGCCAGCCCCGTTTTTTTCGAATTCGGCCTGAAAAAGCCGGGCCTTTGGAATAAATTTATTGGCGCCAAGTAACACATGCTCCATCAGGTGCGGTACTTCCCATTTGGTGCGGTCTACTAAATATTCTCCTGCTCGGAAATTGAACTCAAAGTCCATAACGGTAGCACCCGGGATGTCTACTAGCAGTCCTTTGGCGCCGTTAGCGAGTTCGATTTCTATTGCGGTATGAGTCATGGCGCCTCCGGCTTATGAGGAACCCCGTACGGGTTCCTCGTCGCAACTTCCGAAGTAAATTCGGATTCGCCCGAAGGCGAATCGTTGTTACTTTTCCTGCAAAATTTAAAATGAATTTCTGTCATTATATAAGCGTTTCCAGATTAACTACTTACGCTTTTTCTTTTTAGCCGCAGGTTTCTTCTTGCGTTGGCGCTCAGCTTTACGGGCTTTTTTGCGTGTATTATGCAAGTGAGCTTGCTTAGCAAGTTCATCGCGCTGCGGCGTAAAGTCGTTTTCTTCGTACTGTTCGGCTTTTTGAATTTGGCTGGCATTATCAACAGAACCGCGAGCTGCGCGGGTCAGCTCCGTCTCTACCGCCTTAGTCAAAGTAGCTTCGGCATCAATCGGTTGCGCATGGGCGATAGCCCGAACAATTTCATGTCGCAAGGCTGCCTGCATTTCATCAAAAATACGCTGGCCTTGACGACGATACTCAACTAGCGGGTCGCGCTGACCAACGCTAATCCAGTGAATACCTTCGCGCAGGTGGTCCATGTTTTCTAAGTGCTGCATCCATAGATTGTCTAAGACCTGTAAGAACACATCGCGCTCGACTTTGCGCATAACTTCCGGGGTAAACTTCTCTTCTTGCTCTTTATATTGTTTGGCGGCGGCCTTTTCTAGAGCGGTCTGGAATTTATCGGCTTCGGTATCAAACAGCTTATCCAGAGTTTTTTCGTCCAGCGGGAATGTCTCGGTTAGGATTGATTCATATAGCTCGCTAGTTGATTCCGGGTGGTTAGTCAGCCACTCCACTTCTTCGTTAATCAACTTTTTGATACGAGGACTGATGTCTTCGGCGCGCAAAACTTCGCGGCGCATAGCGTAAATTGCTCGGCGATGACGGTTCATAACGTCATCGTACTGGACGACGTTTTTGCGCTGGTCAAAGTTAAAGCCCTCTACCTTCTTTTGGGCGCCTTCCAAGCTCTTGGTAATCATGCGGCTTTCAATCGGCGTTTCATCATCGACTTTGAGCCGATCCATTAGGCTGGCAATGCGGTCACCGCCGTAAATACGCATTAGGTCGTCTTCGCAAGAAACGTAAAACTGTGTCATGCCGGGATCACCCTGGCGTCCGGAACGACCGCGCAACTGGTTATCGATACGGCGCGATTCGTGACGTTCAGTACCAAGCACGAACAAACCACCAAGTTCTTTAATGCCTTCGCCTAGCACGATGTCCGTACCGCGGCCGGCTATGTTGGTCGCCAGCGTTACCGCTCCCTTTTCACCGGCTTTGGCGACAATCGCTGCTTCTTTCTCGTTGTTTTTGGCGTTCAAAGTTTCGTGCGGTACGCCGGCGTTTTTGAGCAATCTGCTCAAGTGCTCGTTCTTTTCGATACTCACGGTGCCGAGCAAAACCGGCTGGCCCTTTTCGTGCAAGGCTTTAACTTCCTTGGCAATAGCCTTAAACTTGCCGGACTCTGTCTTATATATACGGTCGGGCAAATCCTGGCGAGCAATCGGGCGGTTCGGCGGTATTTCTACTACATCTAGCTTGTAGATTTGATGGAACTCTTCGCTTTCGGTCATGGCCGTACCGGTCATACCAGATAATTTTTCGTACAATCGGAAATAGTTCTGGAAAGAAATAGTGGCCAGCGTCATGGACTCTTCTTGGACCTCAACGCCTTCTTTAGCTTCAATGGCCTGGTGCAAACCTTCGTTATACCGCCGGCCACGCAAAAGACGACCCGTGAAGTCGTCGACTATTACAATCTCGCCCTCGGTAGTTACCACATAATCTTTATCTCGGTGGAATAGAACCTGGGCCTTGAGCGCTTGCTCTAAGTGATAAATGGTGCGCAGGTTCTCAGTGGCGTAAAGATTTTTGATGCCAAGGATTTTTTCTACCAGTTCAATGCCGGCGTCGGTCAAAACTACGCTTTTGCGCTTCTCGTCTTTTTCGTAGTGCTCGGTTTCTTTAAGACTGCGGACAACTTTGGCAAATTGAGCATAGGCCGCGCCACTCGCGGTAGCCGGCGCGCTAATGATCAAAGGCGTACGGGCTTCGTCAATAAGAATGGAGTCGACTTCGTCCACGATGGCATAGTGCAGGTCGCGTTGGCGCAGCTGATCAACTTCGCGCACCATATTATCGCGCAGATAATCAAAGCCAAACTCGTTGTTTGTACCGTAGGTAATGTCGGCAGCGTAAGCTTCCTGGCGAGTAGCTGGCCTAAGATGGTGCATGCGGGCATCAAAGTGCTCTTTGTTTTCGTAGGTCGGATCATATACATAGGACTGATCCGGAATAACCACGCCGGTAGTTAAACCCAAAAAGCCATAAACCTGACCCATCCAGCCGGCGTCGCGTTGGGCCAAATAATCGTTAACTGTCACCACGTGCGCACCTTTGCCTTCTAGCGCGTTCAAATAAACCGGCAATGTAGCCACCAATGTTTTACCTTCACCGGTTTTCATTTCGGCCACGTTACCTTCGTGCAATACCATGCCGCCAATCAATTGAACATCAAAGTGATATTGACCGAGCGTTCGCTTGGCGGCCTCACGCACGGCAGAGAATGCTTCTGGCAAAAGTTTATCCAGGCTTTCGCCCTTGGCAATACGTTCTTTAAACTCTTTAGTCTTAGACTTCAGTTTGGCATCCGTTAGCTTCTCGTATTCTGTCGACAACGCATTAATTTCATTAACGCGCTTTTTTAGCCGCTTAATAGTTGCGGCTTGCGGATCACCAAGCACACGTTTTAGAGCCTTTGTATTTATAGTAAGCGCCAAGAATCTCTCCCTCTTATAATCAAGAAAAGTTAACCTTATTATTTTAGCCTAAACTCAAATCAAAATCTAACCTCTAACAATCAGATTTCAGTTCGGCCGCCCATATAGGGCTGCAATACTTTAGGAACTTTTATTTTGCCTTCTTTGGTTTGATAGTTTTCTAGGATAGCCAGCAGCGGGCGCTGCGAAAAAGCCGTAGCGTCATTGTTGTGAGCGATTACTAGCTCTCCGTCTTTGCGACGAACGCGAGTATTCATTCCGCGTGATTGATAGTCGCCAATGTAGTCTGCTGTGTGAGTTTCGCGGTACTTGCCTTCGGATGGGAACCATGCCTCAAGGTCCATACCGCGAGCGTTCGGACGGCCAATATCCGCCGTGCATTTGTTCAGCAGATGGTACGGAAGTTCTAACTGCTGCATCAAATATTCTTCTATGGCCACCATGAAAAAGTGCTCGTTCAAAGAGTCTTCTGGCGTGGTAAAGCTTTCCATTTCGAGTTTGTCGAACTGATGCAGGCGCATCATGCCCTCGGTGTCTTTACCATACGTGCCTGCCTCGCGCCGAAACGCAGTCGTATAGCCAACATAGCGCAGCGGCAAGTCAGCCTCGCTCAAAATCTCGTTCAAATACATGGGCGCTAGTGTGTGCTCAGCGCTGGCGTTTAGCCATAAATCTTCGTCTTCAATCTTATAGGTCTGCTCCTGCTTATTTAGGCGGCCAGTTGCCTCGAAGGCTTCGGTCCGAGCCATCGCCGGGGGTAAAACCGGCACGAATGGTTTTGACGAAACATTTTTAAGACCAGCGCCCTTGATGATTCGCTTTAGAGTTTCTTCGTTTGTCAAAACATCAAAACCGTACTGCATTAACGCAAACTGCAGACGAACCAGCTCGCCCTTAACATACACAAAGCGGCTGCCAGCAATTTTGGCCGCTCTTTCCTGATCCAACCAGCCACGCTCTTTGGCGATCTGGTAGTGGGCCTTGGGCTCAAAGTCGAATTCGGGCTTTTTGCCCCAAACTTTAACCTCTACATTTTCGTCTTCACTAGCGCCAACCGGCACATCGTCGGCTGGCATGTTGGGAACCATTTTAAGTAATTTGAGAAACTCTTCATTAACCGGCCCAAGTTGGTCTTCTAGCTGAGCTAGTTTTTCTTTAAGCTCTTTGCCTCGCTTGATATCTTCGTCGCTCGGCTTACCAGACTTTAGCTTGCCAGCTAATTCATTCCGCTCTGCCCGCACGGTCTCGACTTCGCTTGTCAGCTTGCGCCGACTTTCATCGACGCTCAAAAGTTTGCGCACATCAACGTCGTAGCCTTTTTGCTTGGATTTTTCGGCCACCAGTTCGGGATTCTCTCGGATAAAACGGATATCTAACATGCTTTAAATTATACCTTCTTTAACGCACTTTTTGCATTTTGGTTTTATCGGCCTATAATCTGGCTTAAAGGGTAAGCATAAGGATAATAAAGTGGATAGATTAATAAAGCACGTAAACCTCTGGGTAGTTATTTTGATAGCCGTGCTGGTTGGACAGTCTTTGGTGCTAGCCATTGTGGTGGACCGCCTTGACGCATTGTGGACGCAGGTTAATGAACCCGAACCAGGCAGAGAGATGACATTTGAGACTAGTCAAATGATACATAACGCTGTTTCTGGGATTTATACGCGCCCTAGCGTGGATGCTCCCACCAACAGGCTCTACTTCCCTGATCTAAGGATATATCTGCCATATAACGAACAGTCTAAACAAATAGTCTACGATTACATGCCAGCCTACAATAAAGTCCCGGGCGAAGTCACCTTAAACTCCAACACTACCGTAAATATAGTTCCTCTGTCTTTTAGCGACATCTCTTGCATGCAGGGGATGGTCGACGTAAGCATAAATAAGGCCCAGGGCAATCCTCAAGCTACCGTAAAGCTAGCCGATGGTCGTACGCTCTACATGAAAACTCACCCGGCAAAGGAAGATGTAGCTCACTGTAACGACGTCTGGGGAGACTTGGGGCCTACCCAGATGATGGACTTATTTAAGCAGGCTAGGTCTTACTAGCAACTTTTTTAGCGGATTTGGGCTTGGCAGATTTCTTTTGCAGCGCTTCAACAGTAAGCATTGTTCGACTGCGAGCATAATCGCAAAATTCACAAGGTTTGGACGGGTCCATAACATTTTTGCCTACCTCTGGCATGTCGTCCGAGTCCAGGCATTCTTTCATTTTGAAAATTGTCTGCTCCACCCAGCTGTCGTCGCCTTCATAGTCTAAGAGTTTGGTCTTGAACTCTAGTTTATCGCCGAATTTGTCGGCATCTAGCCGAGCATTGGTGTAAAGAAAATAGCCGACATTTTTAACCTTAAAAGCATTGCTGCGCAGTAACCATTGGTAAACTTCGATTTGGCGTTTATAGCCAATTTGCCAACCAGCATCCAGACTTACTTCACCGGCTTTGGCTGTGGCTTTATAATCAACTACTACTAGCTCGTCAGTTTCCAGATCAACCCAAATATCGTCAACACCGCCAGTAATCAATAAGTTGGTCGGCTCATGCAAAAAAGTTACTCCGCGGCGTAACGCATCGCGCCATTCATCCATTTTCTCGTGCTTAAATGGAACTAGCTTGAGGCCGTATGTTTCACAAATCGGATGGGCGGTTTGTGTTTCCCGATGGACATCGAACTCTTTTTTATAAAGTTCGTCTATAGCGCTATTGATGCGAAAAGGAGGGCTGCTTGGCCGCTTAATTTTCAGCCGGGCGTCCAGCCAAAAACACCGCGGGCAATTCAAAAAAAGATCGATTTTGCTGCGGCTGACCCGGTAAGGCGCTGTTTGCCCCGGCTTATAAGGTAAAGATCTCTCTCTCATATTTTTTCCCTTGCGAAGAGCAGCTCTGGCAAATATGGTGAACCATTTGCCGGCTCTGGTGAGAAACCCAGAATGGGTGTCTCATAAGGCGTTAGCTGCCTATAAGGTTGGCTTCGTTCGTACCCCATTACTAATAGTTTAACAGGCTTATGCAAATATATGCGGCCATTAAAAATACCGAGCTCTTTTTAGGCTCGGTATTTTGTTTGTTTTATATATGGATATTAGCGGCGGCCGCTTGGAGTCCAGCGGGCAGCCAGGCTAACCAAAAGATAGCCAGCAGCTACGTAGACTGCCATAGCGAACAGGGCTACCCAGTCGACATACCAGTTGCCTGGAGTGTGAGTTGGGTTTGGGAATACACCGCGGAAAGGCGCCAAAAGCGTATCCGTTGTGCTAAACGCCCAATGAACGAACCCGCCACCAGCGTTGGTGAAGAAAAACTTCAAGACAACGCGGAGCAAGAGCAAAAGCTCTGTTAAACCGACAAACAAGTTAACCAAATGGCCAACAGCCTGCCTGTTTGCTTTGTAGAGATCCATATGTCCTCCTTAGTTAATAAGCTCATCATATGCCCGCTTCAGCAAATTTTCAAGTTAGATTTCTAACAAAAGCGCACTTATACACAACTCCTCCTGAGGACAAACCTAGCGGTATTCCCTTAACGCGCCTTCTGGAGTAAATCCAGATTCGGCTTTTATGAGCCGAATCGGCGCTACTCTTTTTCCCTAGCCTGTAAAAGAAACCTACTTTTCGAGTTCGTGAATGCGTTCGTGATTTAGGCCAAAGTAGTGCGCGACTTCGTGCCACAAAGTGTGGCGGATATTTTCGTTCAGCTCGCTTAAGTTGGCGCTTTCATTCAAAAGAGGTTTTTTGAATAAAGTTATTTTATCCGGCAGTATTTTCGTCGCGCCACCACGAGCCGGCAACGGCACTCCCTCATATAAACCAAGCAAGGTTTGATCATTGCGCAGCGCTAGTTTTTCCCGTTGCTCGCTCGTCGGCTCGTCTTCATAAAGTATGGCAACATTGCCCATACGTGCTTTATATTTTGGCGCGATGGCTTCCGCCGCCTCGGCAATTAAGTCTTGGAACTTTTCGTCTGATATTTGCATCACTATAAGAATAACATTGGTCATTGCACTTGTGCTTAATAGCTAAATATGTTGTTTTGTAATTTTTTATACGCCTGAGCTGTTAACTTGCTCGCTACTGTCTTGTAAAAGCCCCTACTGTGCGCATACGCGTCGTCGGCTACAGTAAGGTTTGTATGAGCAACAACAATGTTTTGGGGAGTTCTTATGACTATAAAAGTTACCGCTCTTTTGACCAGTGCGTCCGTTGCGCTGATGTACGTACTTAGTGCTGTGATTCCAAATGATCCATATTTCTTTTTAATTTCGAGCAACATAGCCGTAGCTATCGGCAGAGTATTGCTAGCCGCTATTTTGGTACAGTTAGTCTTTAGAAACAAATTCCGTACAATATACGGGCACGTTGCAAGTTGCGCGGCCGGCTGCGTGTTGATAGGCTTCGGTATAGCCGGTATTGTAATCGCCCCGCTAGATTATTCTTTGTTTAGTTATATAAAGCCGCTAGATTATATTTTTATGATTGGTAGCGGGCTTTTATTAACTCACGCTGCATTAGGCTACGAGCGCGGAACCGAGCGTTTGCCGCGCCTGAGCCGGCCGCGCAACTTGCAACTGCGTTTATTCTCTACTGGTCGAGCTTAATGCAAATAGATTTGTAATTAAACCGACAGAACAAGCGCACTTTTAAGTGGTTAAATCTAGTTAATTTCCGATGATGATCATAAAAATTAACTGGAGCTTCCATGAAAAAATCCCCGTACGAGATCAACGTAGAGAAATTATTTAGTGGCGCCCGTGTCCGCAAGTTTCCTAAAAACCAGATAGTTTATTATCAAGGCGATCTGCTAACGCAAGTCTATTTAGTAAAAGAAGGCCACCTCAAAGCCTATACGATTTT
This window of the Candidatus Saccharimonadales bacterium genome carries:
- the secA gene encoding preprotein translocase subunit SecA; protein product: MLGDPQAATIKRLKKRVNEINALSTEYEKLTDAKLKSKTKEFKERIAKGESLDKLLPEAFSAVREAAKRTLGQYHFDVQLIGGMVLHEGNVAEMKTGEGKTLVATLPVYLNALEGKGAHVVTVNDYLAQRDAGWMGQVYGFLGLTTGVVIPDQSYVYDPTYENKEHFDARMHHLRPATRQEAYAADITYGTNNEFGFDYLRDNMVREVDQLRQRDLHYAIVDEVDSILIDEARTPLIISAPATASGAAYAQFAKVVRSLKETEHYEKDEKRKSVVLTDAGIELVEKILGIKNLYATENLRTIYHLEQALKAQVLFHRDKDYVVTTEGEIVIVDDFTGRLLRGRRYNEGLHQAIEAKEGVEVQEESMTLATISFQNYFRLYEKLSGMTGTAMTESEEFHQIYKLDVVEIPPNRPIARQDLPDRIYKTESGKFKAIAKEVKALHEKGQPVLLGTVSIEKNEHLSRLLKNAGVPHETLNAKNNEKEAAIVAKAGEKGAVTLATNIAGRGTDIVLGEGIKELGGLFVLGTERHESRRIDNQLRGRSGRQGDPGMTQFYVSCEDDLMRIYGGDRIASLMDRLKVDDETPIESRMITKSLEGAQKKVEGFNFDQRKNVVQYDDVMNRHRRAIYAMRREVLRAEDISPRIKKLINEEVEWLTNHPESTSELYESILTETFPLDEKTLDKLFDTEADKFQTALEKAAAKQYKEQEEKFTPEVMRKVERDVFLQVLDNLWMQHLENMDHLREGIHWISVGQRDPLVEYRRQGQRIFDEMQAALRHEIVRAIAHAQPIDAEATLTKAVETELTRAARGSVDNASQIQKAEQYEENDFTPQRDELAKQAHLHNTRKKARKAERQRKKKPAAKKKKRK
- the serS gene encoding serine--tRNA ligase; the protein is MLDIRFIRENPELVAEKSKQKGYDVDVRKLLSVDESRRKLTSEVETVRAERNELAGKLKSGKPSDEDIKRGKELKEKLAQLEDQLGPVNEEFLKLLKMVPNMPADDVPVGASEDENVEVKVWGKKPEFDFEPKAHYQIAKERGWLDQERAAKIAGSRFVYVKGELVRLQFALMQYGFDVLTNEETLKRIIKGAGLKNVSSKPFVPVLPPAMARTEAFEATGRLNKQEQTYKIEDEDLWLNASAEHTLAPMYLNEILSEADLPLRYVGYTTAFRREAGTYGKDTEGMMRLHQFDKLEMESFTTPEDSLNEHFFMVAIEEYLMQQLELPYHLLNKCTADIGRPNARGMDLEAWFPSEGKYRETHTADYIGDYQSRGMNTRVRRKDGELVIAHNNDATAFSQRPLLAILENYQTKEGKIKVPKVLQPYMGGRTEI
- a CDS encoding PD-(D/E)XK nuclease family protein; this encodes MRERSLPYKPGQTAPYRVSRSKIDLFLNCPRCFWLDARLKIKRPSSPPFRINSAIDELYKKEFDVHRETQTAHPICETYGLKLVPFKHEKMDEWRDALRRGVTFLHEPTNLLITGGVDDIWVDLETDELVVVDYKATAKAGEVSLDAGWQIGYKRQIEVYQWLLRSNAFKVKNVGYFLYTNARLDADKFGDKLEFKTKLLDYEGDDSWVEQTIFKMKECLDSDDMPEVGKNVMDPSKPCEFCDYARSRTMLTVEALQKKSAKPKSAKKVASKT
- a CDS encoding YggT family protein — protein: MDLYKANRQAVGHLVNLFVGLTELLLLLRVVLKFFFTNAGGGFVHWAFSTTDTLLAPFRGVFPNPTHTPGNWYVDWVALFAMAVYVAAGYLLVSLAARWTPSGRR
- a CDS encoding metallopeptidase family protein, which translates into the protein MTNVILIVMQISDEKFQDLIAEAAEAIAPKYKARMGNVAILYEDEPTSEQREKLALRNDQTLLGLYEGVPLPARGGATKILPDKITLFKKPLLNESANLSELNENIRHTLWHEVAHYFGLNHERIHELEK